The Hyphococcus flavus genome contains a region encoding:
- a CDS encoding alpha-hydroxy acid oxidase produces the protein MTSSLKSCLNIDDLRTLAKRRLPAPIFHYIDGAAEDETTYRRNTESFETCDLVPNVLASVENIDLSVEVFGKKLAMPLFCSPTALQRLFHHDGERAVGRAAEKFGTLFGVSSLTSVRLAEISKMISTPKMFQFYYFKDKALNAHLLERAKAARFDVLALTVDTIVGGNRERDQRTGFTTPPKLTPASLLSFAAHPAWTMNFLTHEKFALAELVDYVAEGSNKAMSIGDYFSTLLDQTMDWDAAAELKAQWGGKFCLKGVMSVEDARRAAEMGCDAIMVSNHGGRQLDGSRSPFDQIAEIADAVGDRLDIILDGGVRRGSHVLKALAAGAKACSGGRMYLYALAAAGQPGVEHALRLLRAEIERDMKLMGVRKITDLDRDMLRYR, from the coding sequence ATGACCTCTTCCCTTAAGTCCTGCCTGAATATCGATGACTTGCGAACACTCGCGAAGAGGCGGCTCCCGGCGCCGATCTTTCACTATATTGACGGCGCGGCGGAGGATGAGACGACCTACCGGCGCAATACGGAAAGCTTTGAGACGTGCGATCTGGTGCCGAATGTCCTCGCCAGCGTCGAAAACATCGATTTGTCGGTCGAGGTTTTCGGTAAGAAACTCGCCATGCCACTGTTTTGTTCGCCGACGGCGCTGCAACGGCTTTTCCATCATGACGGCGAGCGCGCCGTGGGGCGGGCGGCGGAAAAATTCGGCACGCTTTTCGGCGTCTCATCCCTGACCTCCGTTCGCCTTGCCGAGATCAGCAAGATGATCAGCACGCCGAAAATGTTCCAGTTCTATTATTTTAAGGACAAGGCGCTGAACGCCCATCTTTTGGAGCGGGCGAAAGCCGCGAGATTCGACGTGCTGGCGTTGACCGTCGATACGATTGTCGGCGGAAACCGCGAACGCGACCAGCGTACGGGATTCACGACGCCGCCGAAGCTGACGCCCGCAAGCCTTTTAAGCTTCGCCGCCCACCCCGCATGGACCATGAACTTCCTCACACATGAAAAATTCGCCCTCGCCGAGTTGGTGGATTATGTGGCTGAAGGGTCCAACAAGGCGATGTCGATCGGCGATTACTTCTCAACACTGCTCGATCAAACCATGGACTGGGACGCCGCCGCGGAACTGAAAGCCCAATGGGGCGGCAAGTTCTGCCTTAAGGGCGTCATGAGCGTTGAGGATGCGCGCCGCGCCGCCGAGATGGGATGCGACGCCATCATGGTTTCAAACCATGGCGGACGGCAACTCGACGGAAGCCGCTCACCCTTCGACCAGATCGCGGAGATCGCCGACGCTGTCGGCGACAGGCTCGATATTATTCTCGACGGCGGGGTCCGGCGCGGCAGCCATGTTTTGAAGGCGCTCGCTGCCGGTGCTAAAGCATGTTCCGGCGGGCGCATGTATCTTTATGCGCTCGCCGCCGCCGGCCAGCCCGGCGTTGAACACGCGCTCAGGCTTTTGCGCGCCGAAATCGAACGCGACATGAAACTGATGGGCGTCAGGAAAATCACCGACCTCGATCGAGACATGCTTCGTTACCGGTAG
- a CDS encoding PAS domain-containing protein, producing the protein MTPAKTRESKLNVIVNDEEMEAIDDWRFKHRLPSRAAAIRELIGRGMSVDSPEVDTSIVQSTKNIGVLASALTRATNECFVITNPHMYDNPILYASPGFYKTTGYTEKEVIGRNCRFLQGAETDRSTVSDIRNNLNDERIVDTQILNYHKDGTPIRFQLHIEPVVNPDTAELLFFIGRQFKID; encoded by the coding sequence GTGACGCCAGCAAAAACGCGCGAGTCCAAACTAAATGTCATCGTCAACGACGAAGAAATGGAGGCAATCGACGATTGGCGGTTCAAGCACAGATTGCCCAGTCGCGCTGCCGCGATACGCGAACTTATCGGCCGGGGCATGAGTGTCGATTCACCCGAAGTTGATACGAGCATCGTCCAATCTACTAAAAATATAGGCGTGCTCGCGAGCGCCCTAACGCGCGCGACCAATGAATGCTTTGTCATCACCAATCCACATATGTATGACAATCCAATTCTTTACGCCTCGCCCGGTTTTTACAAAACGACGGGATACACGGAAAAAGAGGTAATCGGCCGGAACTGCAGGTTTCTTCAAGGCGCCGAAACGGATAGGTCCACCGTAAGTGATATCCGTAACAATTTAAACGACGAACGCATTGTTGATACGCAAATACTTAATTACCACAAGGACGGAACCCCAATCCGGTTTCAGTTGCATATCGAACCTGTTGTAAATCCCGACACCGCCGAGCTTCTGTTTTTTATCGGACGACAGTTTAAGATCGACTGA
- the ffh gene encoding signal recognition particle protein encodes MFESLSDRLSSIFEGLRGRGALEEKDVTEALREVRVALLEADVALPVAKDFISKVKERAVGAEVLRSVTPGQQVVKIVHDALVDMLGGDADPSLSFATTPPAAIMMVGLQGSGKTTSTAKIALRLQKRDKKRVLMASLDTRRPAAQEQLAILGEQAEVKTLPIIAGQTPRDIAKRAMEAGKLGGFDVVMLDTAGRLSIDEQLMAEVADIHKTTNPVETLLVVDALTGQDAVTTAEKFKERLNITGVVMTRIDGDARGGAALSMRAVTGAPIKFVGVGEKIDALDTFEPERMAGRILGMGDIVSLVEKASQEMDEAKAKKAAKKMAKGEFDMDDLADQFKQMRKMGGMGAILGLMPGMGKMKKMVDQAGGLDDKEIIHQEAIISSMTKQERKKPALMNAKRKKRVAAGSGTSVQEVNKLLKAHRQMADMMKKMGKGGMKGMAKQLGMMGGMPGGGAPDPAMLEAAKASKKDKGGQGTEDLDFDAIEKALSGQAPMPPGLGMPGMGKKK; translated from the coding sequence ATGTTCGAATCGCTGAGCGATAGATTAAGCAGTATTTTCGAAGGCCTTCGCGGCAGGGGCGCGCTCGAGGAGAAAGATGTCACTGAGGCCCTGCGCGAGGTGCGCGTGGCCCTGCTTGAGGCTGACGTCGCCCTGCCGGTCGCCAAGGATTTCATTTCCAAAGTCAAGGAACGCGCCGTTGGCGCCGAGGTCCTGCGCTCGGTGACGCCCGGCCAGCAGGTCGTCAAAATTGTCCATGACGCCCTCGTCGATATGCTCGGCGGGGATGCGGATCCGTCGCTTTCATTCGCCACAACGCCGCCGGCCGCGATCATGATGGTGGGCCTGCAAGGGTCGGGTAAGACAACCTCAACAGCGAAGATCGCCCTGCGCTTGCAAAAGCGTGACAAGAAACGCGTCCTTATGGCGTCGCTCGACACGCGCCGTCCGGCAGCGCAGGAGCAACTCGCCATCCTCGGCGAACAAGCGGAGGTAAAAACCCTTCCGATCATCGCTGGTCAGACCCCGCGCGATATCGCCAAGCGCGCCATGGAGGCGGGCAAGCTCGGCGGCTTCGACGTCGTCATGCTCGACACGGCGGGGCGCCTTTCCATCGATGAACAGTTGATGGCCGAAGTCGCCGATATTCATAAAACTACCAACCCTGTCGAAACGCTGCTGGTTGTTGATGCGCTCACCGGTCAGGACGCTGTGACGACGGCGGAGAAATTTAAAGAACGCCTCAATATCACCGGGGTCGTCATGACCCGGATCGATGGCGATGCCCGCGGCGGCGCCGCGCTTTCCATGCGCGCGGTCACCGGCGCGCCGATCAAGTTTGTCGGCGTCGGTGAAAAGATCGATGCGCTCGACACCTTCGAGCCTGAACGCATGGCCGGCCGTATTCTCGGCATGGGCGACATCGTCAGTCTTGTCGAAAAAGCTTCTCAGGAAATGGACGAGGCCAAGGCCAAGAAAGCCGCGAAGAAAATGGCCAAGGGCGAGTTCGACATGGACGATCTCGCCGACCAGTTCAAACAGATGCGCAAGATGGGCGGCATGGGCGCGATCCTCGGTCTCATGCCTGGCATGGGCAAGATGAAAAAGATGGTCGATCAGGCCGGCGGCCTCGACGACAAGGAAATTATTCATCAGGAAGCGATCATCTCGTCCATGACGAAACAGGAGCGCAAAAAGCCCGCGCTCATGAACGCCAAACGCAAAAAGCGCGTCGCCGCCGGTTCCGGCACGTCGGTGCAGGAGGTCAACAAGCTTCTGAAAGCCCACCGCCAGATGGCCGATATGATGAAAAAGATGGGCAAGGGCGGCATGAAAGGCATGGCCAAACAACTGGGTATGATGGGCGGTATGCCGGGTGGTGGCGCACCGGACCCCGCGATGCTTGAAGCCGCCAAAGCAAGCAAGAAGGATAAAGGCGGTCAGGGTACGGAAGACCTGGATTTTGACGCCATCGAAAAAGCGCTGTCCGGTCAGGCGCCGATGCCGCCGGGATTGGGAATGCCGGGCATGGGGAAAAAGAAATGA
- the rpsP gene encoding 30S ribosomal protein S16: protein MSLKIRLARGGAKKRPFYSIVVADSRSPRDGRFIEKIGTYNPLLGKTDENRVQYDAERAKHWLDKGAKPSDRVARFLSAQGLVKWEHGNNPNKAKPGQKAQEREQEKKDKEEAAKAAAAEAAAAPAEEAPAEEPAAEEAKAE, encoded by the coding sequence ATGTCGTTGAAAATCAGACTGGCCCGGGGCGGGGCGAAAAAACGTCCGTTCTATTCGATTGTCGTTGCTGACTCGCGCTCTCCGCGCGACGGCCGCTTTATCGAAAAGATTGGCACCTACAACCCGCTACTCGGCAAAACCGATGAAAATCGCGTTCAGTATGACGCCGAACGCGCCAAGCATTGGCTCGACAAAGGCGCCAAGCCGTCGGATCGCGTTGCGCGCTTCCTGTCGGCGCAAGGCCTTGTAAAATGGGAACACGGCAACAACCCAAACAAAGCGAAGCCGGGCCAGAAGGCGCAGGAACGCGAACAGGAAAAGAAAGACAAGGAAGAAGCCGCCAAGGCCGCAGCCGCTGAAGCCGCCGCCGCACCGGCCGAGGAGGCCCCAGCCGAAGAGCCTGCTGCGGAAGAAGCAAAAGCTGAATAA